The Neoasaia chiangmaiensis sequence GGAGAAGTGGACGGGCGTCCCGGCGCGCCGGATGCGTTCTGACGAAATTCAGCGCCTGTTGCGTCTCGAAGACGATCTGCGCGCCCGTGTGGTCGGGCAGGATCATGCACTGACGGCGGTGTCCGAAGCGATCCGCGTTTCGCGCGCGGGACTGACGGATTCACGCAAACCCGTGGGCGTTTTCCTGATGGTCGGCACGTCTGGCGTCGGCAAGACCGAAACGGCGACCGCGCTGGCCGATCTGCTCTATGGTGGGGCACAGAGCCTGACGACGATCAACATGACCGAGTTCAAGGAAGAGCATAAGGTCAGCCTGCTGATGGGCAGCCCGCCCGGTTACGTCGGATACGGCGAGGGCGGCGTGCTGACGGAAGCCGTGCGGCGTCGACCGCATTCCGTGCTGCTTCTGGACGAATTCGAGAAGGCGCATCCGGGCGTGCAGGACATCTTCTTTCAGGTGTTCGACAAGGGCATGATGAAAGACGGTGAGGGACGGGACATCGACTTCCGCAACACCATCATCATCATGACGACCAATGCAGGCACGCAGCTGATTGATGCGCTGTTCGCCGATCCCGATACAGCGCCCGATACCGATGGCCTGACGACAGCCCTGCATGACGAGATGCTCAAGCACTTCAAAGCCGCTTTTCTCGGTCGGGTGACCACAGTGCCGTATCTCCCCCTGTCGGACGAAACGCGGCGGCTGATCGTGGACCTTCAGGTGGCGAAGGTCGTGCGGCGGGTTGCGGCGGTTTATGGTGCGAAAGTCGCATTCGACGACACGGCACTGGCGGCACTGCAGGCCCGGTCGGTTTCCAGTGCATCGGGCGCGCGGGTTATCGAGCGAATGATCGCGACGGAAATACTGCCGCTTCTGGCGCGCCGTTTTCTTGGCCGGTCGGCCGATGCCCCGGATGCCGAAATACGTCTGGTCTATGACGGCCAGAGCTTCGATCTGCTGCATGATATCGATCAACGCACGTCGTCCATGCACGAAGGAATTGTATCATGAGAGAGACCATGCGCCGCAATGTGCCGGTTCCTGGCAACGTCAATGCGGAACGGTATCCGACCCTTCATCAGGGCGATTTGAACACCAACCTGCGAAAATCGCTTGGCAAAGCCGAGGCGTATGGGAAATCGAAGAATGCGCCCGACCGTCTGAAAGCGGCCGTGACGATGTCCGATATCGCCACAACCGTGATCGGCACCGCGGTTTCCGGCAGTCATGCGTCGCAGGCAGGGGGCTCGATCGATGTTCTGAATGCATTCTACAAGGCGACAAAGAAGGCGGAACTGCCGGCCAATCCTTTTCTGGAGGGCAGCACCTACGAAGGGCGACATTCACCACAGACACTCTCCTATCTGCGACAGCGTGCCAAGAAAGGGATCGGGACACAGATTCTTTCGCTGGGCGGCTCGGCCGCATCGGCGAAAACCGCCGGCATCAATGTTGCCGGCCTCACGCGTCATGTCAGCTCCCTCTCCACGACGGTCATTCATCTCATCAAGCTCAGGCAGATTGCGGCCGATCGAAGCGGAGAGGAGCATGAGCGGCTCGTCGAATGGTGCGATACGGTCATTCGCATGAAGCAGATCAAGATGTCCCGCCGGGGGATCAATACGGCTGTATCCGCGATTCCGGTGGGATCGATCATTGGTAACATCGACAACCTGATTACGATGGGCATCAATATCGGTGCGTCGTTCGAGGGTGTCGCCACGCCGATGGGTGTCGGACAGGCATGCTATGCGGCGGCCGCTGGCCTTCACTGGATGGCCTTCGACGAGCACAGGTTTACGTTGCGCCAGTCCGATAGTCAGGCCACGCGCATGATCTACGAACTTTTTCAACAACGCGGACTGACACGTCTTTTCACGCGCAAATATGACGTGATGGGTATCATTCGGGAACCGGCCGGATGGCTGGCGATTGGAGACAAGCTTCTGATGTCCTGAGTGATCTTTCTCCCTGTCGTTTCATCCAGGAAAGAAAACCGTCGATGCCATCGCTGATCAGAAATGAAGTTGGAAACAACTTTTACGTATGGACTCTTGCAGATGGCCGATCGAGCAAATCCGAGTGCGTCATCACCGCGCATGGGATGATCGATCCACTCCATCGCCGATATTCCGGGCCGGATGTTACATTTTCCTTTTATTGCAGTCGCCGCACGACCCTGACCGATCCGGGGATTGCCATGTTCAATACGGAAAGCGCCAATCCGAGAAACGCTGAACGTGTTGCGCAGGGTTCATCATCCTCTATGGATGAATACCTGCTGGGAAAATATACCAATACCGATGGGCAAAGTCGTCAGCACAATGGCATGGGTGAGGACTACGCGAAACTCGCCGACCTTGGCCGGTTTTTACCCAGATACGATGTTGTCAGCGTCCGCAATCGGGGGTTACGCTATGCCAACCCGGTTACGTTGACCGAGCTTGTCGGAACGCTGTGGGAGCACGGGTATCGGTATAATGTTTTCCACTGTCTTTTCTGTCGACCGACTTTCAGTCAGATGGTCAGCGAGACACTGAAGGGATCGGCCGTCCCGTCTGAAACGGTGCAATGGGCGTGACCTGGTCCGGTCGAGCCGTAAAGCGTGCCTGATAAAGATGGCGGAATTTTACATTGGTAACCCAGAATCGAAAGACCTGCCTCAGTAAAGGGTCTAGTTTTTTCACGTAGGGCTGCCGTGTGGTTGGCCTTCGGATGTATCGACTAGTAAAAAAGGGTGCAGAAAAAAGATGGGTATCTATCTTAAATACGGTGACGCCCAGGGTGATGTGACCGAAACCAATCATACGAACTGGATCGAACTGCTCGACGCCCAGTGGAGCATGTCCCGCACGATCCGTAGTTCCGTTGGTATTGGCAAGAACCGCGAGTCCACCTCGGCATATGTGAGTGAACTGACACTCACCAAATATATCGATGCGTCGAGCCACACGCTCTCGACCTACGCTTTCGTCGGGCAGGCGAAGCAGGCGCAGATCGACTTCACGCGCGTCAACGAGGGCGGGGAGACGTTGTTCCGGTCTCTCATCCTGAAAGACTCCATCACCTCCAGCCTCGTGAATTCCGGGCACGGCAAGGATCGTCCGACAGAGACTCTGACCCTTAATTTTACCGAGATCACGATCGAAGATTACGGTGAGGGTGCGGACGGCAGCAAAACCGGTCCGAAGCGGATTATCTACGATCTCACGCAGGCAAAAACTTCCTGATCGCTTTTTTTCTGCTCGGTGGGTGCTGCATCGCAACGGCATGCAGCACCGTCATATGATCGCGCTATTCATCAGGCATTGAACCCTAAACGAAAGTGGAGGCCATGGGAGGCGAACTCCAGAACCTCCTTCTTCTGACGTCGCCTCTGGGCGATGATACGAAGCCGTATCAGGAAGGTAGCCTGCACGCCATTGGCCTGCATGCGACCGAGCAGCTGAGCGCACCTTATCTGATTGGCCTTGATGTCGTTTCGACAGAAAAACAGATCGCGCCGGACTCCCTGCTTCACAAGCCCGTAACCGTTACAATACGCCGCAAAGATGGCATCGATCGATATTTCAACGGTCTCGTCCGTCATGTATCGTCCAGCGGTGTGGAACACCGTGGACGTTGGGAATATCACCTCGACGTCGTGCCATCCTTATGGTTCCTGTCCCAGACAAGTGACTGTCGAATTTTCCAGAAGAAAACAGCTGTGGAAATTTTGCGGCAGTTGTTCGCCGATCATGCTGTCCAGCCGGTCGATTTCCGTGTGACGGGCAGTCAGCCGGTGAGAGAGTACACGACCCAA is a genomic window containing:
- a CDS encoding putative adhesin — its product is MPSLIRNEVGNNFYVWTLADGRSSKSECVITAHGMIDPLHRRYSGPDVTFSFYCSRRTTLTDPGIAMFNTESANPRNAERVAQGSSSSMDEYLLGKYTNTDGQSRQHNGMGEDYAKLADLGRFLPRYDVVSVRNRGLRYANPVTLTELVGTLWEHGYRYNVFHCLFCRPTFSQMVSETLKGSAVPSETVQWA
- a CDS encoding Hcp family type VI secretion system effector; amino-acid sequence: MGIYLKYGDAQGDVTETNHTNWIELLDAQWSMSRTIRSSVGIGKNRESTSAYVSELTLTKYIDASSHTLSTYAFVGQAKQAQIDFTRVNEGGETLFRSLILKDSITSSLVNSGHGKDRPTETLTLNFTEITIEDYGEGADGSKTGPKRIIYDLTQAKTS